From a region of the Salvelinus alpinus chromosome 2, SLU_Salpinus.1, whole genome shotgun sequence genome:
- the pet117 gene encoding protein PET117 homolog, mitochondrial yields MSTTSKVVLGISVILTVSTVAGVHLKQNWDQERLHAGVLRDIERLERKRENLRVLEQQRSLTKELKAERDRRESGQQGSDQPQE; encoded by the exons atgtCTACAACCTCTAAAGTTGTACTGGGCATTTCTGTGATACTTACGGTGAGCACCGTTGCAGGAGTGCATCTCAAGCAAAACTGGGACCAAGAG AGACTTCATGCGGGAGTACTTAGAGACATTGAACgtttggagaggaagagagagaacctGCGAGTGCTCGAGCAACAAAGAAGTCTGACCAAGGAGCTCAAGGCAGAGCGCGACAGGAGAGAATCTGGGCAGCAGGGCTCCGATCAACCCCAG GAGTAG
- the rbbp9 gene encoding serine hydrolase RBBP9, protein MPLTKAIIVPGNGAGDVERSNWYGWAKKQINKIPDMTCLLSNMPDPVTARESIWLPFIQEELQCDEETVIIGHSSGAAAAMRYAETHNVFGLILVGAYTSDLGDENERESGYFSRPWEWEQMRRNVGHIVQFGSTDDPFLPWEEQQAVAEGLGAVLHKYTDRGHFQNTQFPELIDAVRKLRAAA, encoded by the exons ATGCCACTGACGAAAGCGATAATTGTCCCAGGAAATGGAGCTGGAGATGTAGAGCGGTCCAATTGGTATGGATGGGCCAAAAAACAGATAAATAAG ATTCCAGATATGACCTGCCTGTTGAGCAACATGCCTGACCCAG TGACAGCCAGAGAGAGCATATGGTTGCCATTCATTCAGGAGGAGCTCCAATGTGATGAGGAGACTGTCATCATTGGCCACAGCTCTGGGGCAGCTGCAGCCATGAG GTATGCAGAAACACACAACGTGTTTGGCCTCATTCTGGTGGGTGCCTATACTTCTGACCTGGGagatgagaatgagagagagagtg GATATTTTAGCCGGCCATGGGAGTGGGAGCAAATGAGAAGAAACGTTGGGCACATCGTTCAGTTTGGCTCCACGGATGACCCCTTCCTGCCTTGGGAGGAGCAGCAAGCTGTGGCCGAGGGCCTGGGCGCGGTGCTGCACAAATACACAGACCGAGGACACTTCCAGAACACACAATTCCCTGAGCTCATTGACGCAGTGCGAAAGCTGAGGGCAGCTGCTTAA
- the dzank1 gene encoding double zinc ribbon and ankyrin repeat-containing protein 1 isoform X1 has protein sequence MAAGCIVVPLIIPIRIPPPGKAKHEIDTTTPVELKSDTPDVTIYYTLDGTKPEVTKRPGFGENSTLKYSGPIRLPEGKVSVKALAITRDGRESAIVTKLFLVEYVPSNEPPSIEDKEDHFLKEYERDLPRQEMGTANGSGDASLKLQVPKTYRPPKGPRFLSSRLGLVSPAPEPMSSHRSQTLNASLEDSPFKNLTSTQMSRIQRETDFLRCAKCLSHRPSDPFARFCLQCGTAVLPVPGQRLPPTEGGQMGLCVHCKTMVPVNTPTCVVCEAPMSPQLQPQASLRLQNKVICPSCGTGNPPHISNCVTCETKLLQPPTADLGGQSAPPLPSGAGKMMSCSKCSRVNHSDARFCDWCGSKPGHSVSCLICSRCGASSHPYANFCGSCGVFLEGPPRGESRASLAYSMGGKLELERMSTHTSDGATANWQAVPSSVSPGVALAPAPARADQQTQTVGLFYPSGTEVHRKGQQVALELRRQEQMRDRRPLLTAISPGRGYWRKQLDHVCAHLRSYTQNNTEFRALIGEPRMGRMVSAVIQEDNYEVSLRINFVSAGLEKTKSCQVDGTEKPLILSENQNLSSVTEGMSGLSARQTSLGEKGSENATSKSAASRRTVKNLSQSWTSDVAQKPPPSKDSLLLREVGPDGRGEISVVQQLLDEGADPSCQGCDGHPALVVAVLHEHHEVLPVLVQRGADVNRQSGPVNNTALHEAAALGSKGLQCAETLLGCNASIRKKNDRGLTAYDLAVTSDCSPLVSLLAAKMGQGMLDRLVKPRTHPSLDAF, from the exons ATGGCAGCCGGTTGCATTGTGGTGCCTCTCATCATACCGATTCGAATCCCCCCTCCTGGTAAAGCCAAGCATGAGATAGACACCACAACTCCTGTTGAGCTCAAATCAG ATACCCCAGATGTCACTATCTACTACACTCTGGATGGTACTAAACCAGAGGTGACGAAGAGACCAGGGTTTGGAGAGAACAGCACTTTGAAGTATAGCGGACCAATACGCTTACCTGAGGGCAAAGTGTCAGTCAAAGCTCTGGCTATCACCAG GGATGGTCGAGAGAGTGCCATTGTCACCAAGCTATTTCTGGTGGAGTATGTGCCCTCAAACGAGCCACCTTCCATTGAGGACAAGGAAGATCACTTTCTGAAGGAGTATGAACGAGACCTCCCTAGACAG GAGATGGGGACAGCGAACGGCTCTGGAGATGCCTCACTGAAGCTTCAAG TGCCAAAGACCTACCGGCCCCCTAAAGGTCCACGGTTCCTCAGCAGCCGTCTAGGGCTTGTGTCCCCTGCTCCGGAGCCCATGTCTTCACATCGTTCTCAGACACTG AATGCAAGCTTGGAAGACAGTCCCTTCAAAAACCTAACCAGCACTCAAATGTCAAGGATCCAAAGGGAGACAGACTTTCTGAG GTGTGCGAAGTGCTTGAGCCATCGCCCCTCAGACCCCTTTGCCCGCTTTTGTCTGCAGTGTGGCACCGCTGTGCTGCCTGTGCCAGGCCAGAGGCTGCCACCCACAGAGGGTGGACAG ATGGGCTTGTGTGTCCACTGTAAAACAATGGTGCCTGTCAACACCCCCACATGTGTGGTATGTGAGGCCCCCATGAGCCCCCAGCTCCAGCCTCAGGCCAGCTTAAGACTCCAG AACAAGGTGATCTGTCCGTCATGTGGAACTGGAAACCCTCCGCATATCTCAAATTGTGTCACCTGTGAAACTAAACTACTGCAGCCACCCACT GCTGATTTGGGTGGTCAGAGTGCCCCGCCACTTCCATCTGGAGCAGGCAAGATGATGTCCTGTTCTAAGTGCAGCCGGGTCAACCACTCGGATGCGCGCTTCTGTGACTGGTGCGGTTCCAAG CCTGGCCATTCAGTCAGCTGTTTGATCTGCTCCCGGTGCGGAGCGAGCAGCCACCCCTATGCCAACTTCTGTGGCTCCTGTGGGGTGTTTCTGGAGGGGCCACCTAGGGGGGAGTCACGTGCCAGCCTTGCCTATTCCATGGGGGGGAAACTGGAGTTGGAGCGA ATGTCCACTCACACCTCTGACGGTGCCACTGCCAACTGGCAGGCTGTGCCCTCCTCCGTTTCCCCCGGTGTGGCGTTGGCCCCGGCACCAGCACGGGCGGACCAGCAGACTCAGACGGTGGGCTTGTTCTACCCGTCGGGCACTGAAGTCCACAGGAAGGGCCAGCAGGTGGCGCTGGAGCTGAGGAGACAGGAGCAGATGAGGGACCGCAGACCACTGCTCACAGCTATAAGCCCAGGCAGAG GGTACTGGAGGAAGCAGCTGGACCATGTGTGTGCTCACCTGCGCAGCTACACTCAGAACAACACTGAGTTTCGGGCTCTCATAGGGGAGCCTCGCATGGGCCGG ATGGTTTCAGCTGTGATCCAGGAGGACAACTATGAAGTCAGTTTGAGGATCAACTTTGTCTCCGCTGGACTTGAAAAAACTAAG TCCTGTCAGGTAGACGGGACTGAGAAGCCCCTTATCCTATCAGAGAACCAGAACCTCAGCAGTGTGACGGAAGGCATGAGCGGCCTATCAGCCAGACAGACCAGCCTGGGTGAGAAAG GGAGTGAGAACGCTACCTCAAAGTCTGCAGCTTCCAGGAGAACAGTGAAAAACCTCAGTCAGAGCTGGACCTCTGACGTTGCACAGAAACCGCCT CCATCCAAAGACAGTCTGCTTCTGAGGGAAGTTGGTCCAGACGGGAGGGGGGAGATCTCTGTGGTCCAGCAACTGCTTGATGAG GGTGCAGATCCCTCATGCCAGGGGTGCGACGGACACCCTGCCCTGGTTGTTGCTGTGCTGCACGAGCACCACGAGGTTCTCCCTGTGCTGGTACAAAGGGGAGCTGACGTCAACCGGCAGTCTGGACC GGTGAACAACACCGCTCTGCATGAGGCTGCTGCTCTTGGGAGTAAGGGCTTACAGTGTGCAGAGACACTATTAGG ATGCAACGCCAGCATTCGGAAGAAGAACGACAGAGGTCTGACGGCCTATGACTTGGCGGTCACTTCAGATTGCAGCCCTTTGGTGTCTCTACTAGCTGCTAAGATGGGTCAGGGCATGCTAGACAGACTGGTCAAACCTAGGACTCACCCAAGCCTAGATGCATTCTGA
- the polr3f gene encoding DNA-directed RNA polymerase III subunit RPC6, translated as MADVKVKKESTDPVDIENRIKALCQQFPHGITDQVIQNDMPHLEGQQRAMAINRLLSLGQLDLLRNSSGLLYRMKDAQTAGKMKGSDNQEKLVYQVIEDAGNKGIWSRDIRYKSNLPLTEINKILKNLESKKLIKAVKSVAASKKKVYMLYNLQPDRSVTGGAWYSDQDFESEFVEVLNQQCFKFLQSKAEVARDSKQNPMVQRNSSFANSHEVWKYICELGISKVDLSMEDIETILNTLIYDGKVELTIIAAKEGTVGSVDGQMKLYRGVNPIIQPTGLVKAPCGLCPVFDDCHEGGEISPSNCVYMAEWLDI; from the exons ATGGCGGATGTTAAAGTTAAGAAAGAATCCACAGATCCTGTAGACATTGAAAACAG GATAAAGGCACTCTGTCAACAGTTCCCTCATGGAATAACAGACCAGGTGATCCAGAATGACATGCCTCATTTGGAGGGTCAACAGAGAGCCATGGCCATCAACAGACTACTGTCATTG GGTCAGTTGGACCTTCTACGAAACAGCTCAGGACTTCTATACCGCATGAAGGATGCCCAAACAGCAGG CAAAATGAAAGGCTCTGACAATCAAGAGAAGCTGGTGTATCAGGTCATTGAGGATGCAGGGAACAAAG GGATCTGGAGCAGGGACATTAGATATAAGAGCAACCTTCCTCTGACAGAGATCAACAAGATCCTCAAGAACCTAGAGAGCAAGAAGCTGATCAAGGCTGTGAAATCAGTGGCT GCGTCAAAGAAGAAGGTTTACATGCTATACAACCTGCAGCCAGACCGCTCGGTGACTGGGGGAGCCTGGTACAGTGACCAGGACTTTGAGTCTGAGTTTGTGGAGGTTCTCAATCAGCAGTGTTTCAAATTCCTTCAGAGTAAG GCCGAGGTGGCGAGGGACAGCAAGCAGAACCCCATGGTGCAAAGAAACAGTTCCTTTGCCAACTCTCACGAAGTGTGGAAGTATATTTGTGAACTTGGCATCAGCAAG GTGGACCTGTCTATGGAGGACATTGAGACTATTCTGAACACACTCATCTACGACGGCAAGGTGGAGTTGACCATCATCGCGGCCAAGGAGGGCACTGTGGGCAGTGTGGACGGCCAGATGAAGCTGTACAGAGGGGTCAACCCCATCATCCAGCCCACGGGCCTGGTCAAAGCGCCCTGTGGCCTCTGTCCG GTGTTTGATGATTGTCATGAAGGAGGCGAGATATCCCCCTCTAACTGTGTGTATATGGCAGAGTGGCTGGACATTTGA
- the LOC139566451 gene encoding cysteine-rich protein 2-binding protein-like yields MMESGGEQRGQVEDEAMCTSASEGLEEGEVEGETLLIVESEDQASVDLSHDQSGDSLNSDLGEDAEGGWNEDMAFYCDKCHKWIPIAQLHGEQPSYLKGDNFFKFTCYDCTEDVKETFERMRLTWQQVVMLAMYNLSLEGTGRQGYFRWKEDICAFIGRHWTFLLGTRKKTSTWWSTVAGCLSVGSPTFFRSGAQEFGEPGWWKLVQNRPPTLRPDGDKSSVAYLKSKAASKPTLEPIITVEGLRKRVGRNPVESAMQLKEKRSRTHEAKDIRRAQKEAAGYMDRSTSSTPVKFSGRGGGRRPDFVLEKGEVVDFSSMSSSDRTPLTSPSPSPSPDFSAPGTPASHSATPSLLSEADLIPDVMPPMALFHDDEELDGEGFIDPGIEYIPSPSMSLGTGTLVVRKKLRPGAHIKQEAESDEEEGRDRDDEDDERRGHGKGQSNVARGAWGGGERRRGVLTEKGEGLPPSEPRFAPLSLYEERVLLRRLEACPQALAVTAQAKRLHRKLLVRQAKRQRGLPLLDIDQAVSATLSLVGGVYGAQEGGQGHYGGSGTGKYRTTSQDLRILDRFQTTVSSRRGYHQPTVSFWHRIMGLDASIDQGIKSPYTSRTLKPFIRRDYENKPMKLKMLAEIRAYPHRKDPLWDPDPEAPIDYCYVRPNHIPSVNSMCHDIFWPGVDLSECLQYPDFSVVVLYKKVVIGFGFMVPDVKYNEAYISFLLVHPEWRRAGIATFMIYHLIQTCMGKDVTLHVSASNPAMLLYQKFGFKTEEYILDFYDKYYPLDSKECRHAFFLRLRR; encoded by the exons ATGATGGAAAGCGGTGGTGAGCAGAGGGGCCAAGTGGAAGATGAGGCCATGTGCACCTCTGCCTCggaggggctggaggagggtgAGGTGGAGGGCGAGACGCTGCTCATCGTGGAGTCGGAAGACCAGGCCTCGGTGGACCTCTCGCACGACCAGAGCGGTGACTCGCTCAACAGCGATCTGGGGGAGGATGCCGAGGGTGGCTGGAACGAGGACATGGCCTTCTACTGTGACAAGTGCCACAAGTGGATCCCCATCG CACAGCTGCACGGAGAGCAACCCAGCTACCTGAAAGGAGACAACTTCTTCAAGTTCACCTGCTATGACTGTACAGAAGATGTCAAGGAGACCTTTGAGAGGATGAGACTCACCTGGCAACAG GTTGTTATGTTGGCCATGTACAACCTTTCGTTGGAGGGCACGGGGCGTCAAGGCTACTTTAGATGGAAGGAGGACATCTGTGCCTTTATTGGGAGACACTGGACCTTCCTACTGGGCACCAG GAAGAAGACTTCCACGTGGTGGAGCACGGTGGCGGGCTGTTTGTCGGTGGGGAGCCCCACGTTCTTCCGCTCAGGGGCCCAGGAGTTTGGCGAGCCAGGCTGGTGGAAGCTGGTGCAGAACCGTCCACCCACCCTGCGCCCAGATGGGGACAAGTCCTCGGTGGCCTACCTAAAGTCTAAAG CCGCCTCCAAGCCAACCCTGGAGCCCATCATCACGGTGGAGGGCTTACGGAAGCGTGTGGGCCGTAATCCGGTGGAGAGTGCCATGCAGCTGAAAGAAAAGCGCTCACGCACCCACGAGGCCAAGGACATCCGGCGGGCGCAGAAGGAGGCGGCGGGGTACATGGATCGCAGCACCTCCTCCACGCCTGTCAAGTTCAGCGGCCGTGGCGGTGGGAGGCGACCCGACTTTGTCCTGGAGAAAGGCGAGGTGGTGGACTTCTCCTCAATGAGCTCCTCGGACCGAACGCCACTCACCAGCCCCTCGCCGTCGCCCTCTCCAGACTTCTCTGCACCCGGCACCCCCGCCTCCCACTCAGCCACGCCCAGCCTGCTGTCGGAGGCTGACCTCATCCCTGACGTCATGCCACCAATGGCGCTCTTTCACG ATGACGAGGAGCTAGACGGCGAAGGCTTCATCGATCCCGGCATTGAGTACATCCCCTCACCCAGCATGTCCCTGGGCACTGGCACCCTTGTCGTTCGCAAGAAGCTGCGACCAGGAGCGCACATCAAGCAGGAAGCAGAGAGTGATGAAGAGGAGGGCCGTGACCGGGACGATGAAGACGACGAGAGAAGGGGGCACGGCAAAGGCCAATCCAACGTGGCCAGGGGGGCATGGGGTggcggggagaggaggaggggagtccTAACAGAGAAGGGGGAGGGTTTGCCTCCCTCAGAGCCCCGGTTTGCCCCCCTCAGCCTTTATGAAGAGCGTGTGCTGCTGCGGCGCCTGGAGGCCTGTCCGCAGGCGCTGGCAGTGACTGCGCAGGCCAAGCGGCTGCACAGGAAGCTACTGGTGAGGCAGGCCAAACGCCAGAGAGGGCTCCCCCTGTTGGACATCGATCAGGCGGTCAGCGCCACCCTCAGTCTGGTGGGAGGGGTGTACGGGGCCCAGGAGGGGGGACAGGGCCACTACGGGGGCTCCGGCACGGGGAAGTACCGCACCACCAGCCAGGATCTCCGAATCCTTGACCGCTTCCAG ACAACGGTGTCCAGCAGAAGAGGGTACCACCAGCCCACAGTGTCCTTCTGGCACCGGATCATGGGCTTGGACGCCAGCATAGACCAGGGCATCAAGAGCCCGTACACCTCCCGCACTCTCAAACCCTTCATAAG GAGGGACTACGAGAACAAGCCTATGAAGCTGAAGATGTTGGCGGAGATCCGTGCCTACCCCCACAGGAAGGACCCCCTCTGGGACCCAGATCCAGAGGCCCCCATCGACTACTGTTACGTCCGGCCCAACCACATCCCCTCCGTTAACTCCATGTGCCACGACATCTTCTGGCCAG GCGTGGATCTCTCCGAGTGTCTCCAGTACCCAGACTTCAGCGTCGTGGTCCTTTATAAGAAGGTGGTGATCGGCTTTGGGTTCATGGTGCCGGACGTGAAGTACAACGAGGCCTACATCTCCTTCCTGCTGGTGCATCCCgagtggaggagggctggaatCGCTACATTCATGATCTACCATCTCATTCAG ACCTGCATGGGAAAAGATGTCACTCTACACGTCTCGGCCAGTAACCCTGCCATGCTCCTATACCAGAAGTTCGGCTTTAAGACTGAGGAGTACATCTTGGACTTTTACGACAAATACTACCCGCTGGACAGCAAGGAGTGCCGACACGCCTTCTTCCTGCGGCTACGGCGGTGA
- the dzank1 gene encoding double zinc ribbon and ankyrin repeat-containing protein 1 isoform X2 gives MAAGCIVVPLIIPIRIPPPGKAKHEIDTTTPVELKSDTPDVTIYYTLDGTKPEVTKRPGFGENSTLKYSGPIRLPEGKVSVKALAITRDGRESAIVTKLFLVEYVPSNEPPSIEDKEDHFLKEYERDLPRQEMGTANGSGDASLKLQVPKTYRPPKGPRFLSSRLGLVSPAPEPMSSHRSQTLNASLEDSPFKNLTSTQMSRIQRETDFLRCAKCLSHRPSDPFARFCLQCGTAVLPVPGQRLPPTEGGQMGLCVHCKTMVPVNTPTCVVCEAPMSPQLQPQASLRLQNKVICPSCGTGNPPHISNCVTCETKLLQPPTADLGGQSAPPLPSGAGKMMSCSKCSRVNHSDARFCDWCGSKPGHSVSCLICSRCGASSHPYANFCGSCGVFLEGPPRGESRASLAYSMGGKLELERMSTHTSDGATANWQAVPSSVSPGVALAPAPARADQQTQTVGLFYPSGTEVHRKGQQVALELRRQEQMRDRRPLLTAISPGRGYWRKQLDHVCAHLRSYTQNNTEFRALIGEPRMGRMVSAVIQEDNYEVSLRINFVSAGLEKTKVDGTEKPLILSENQNLSSVTEGMSGLSARQTSLGEKGSENATSKSAASRRTVKNLSQSWTSDVAQKPPPSKDSLLLREVGPDGRGEISVVQQLLDEGADPSCQGCDGHPALVVAVLHEHHEVLPVLVQRGADVNRQSGPVNNTALHEAAALGSKGLQCAETLLGCNASIRKKNDRGLTAYDLAVTSDCSPLVSLLAAKMGQGMLDRLVKPRTHPSLDAF, from the exons ATGGCAGCCGGTTGCATTGTGGTGCCTCTCATCATACCGATTCGAATCCCCCCTCCTGGTAAAGCCAAGCATGAGATAGACACCACAACTCCTGTTGAGCTCAAATCAG ATACCCCAGATGTCACTATCTACTACACTCTGGATGGTACTAAACCAGAGGTGACGAAGAGACCAGGGTTTGGAGAGAACAGCACTTTGAAGTATAGCGGACCAATACGCTTACCTGAGGGCAAAGTGTCAGTCAAAGCTCTGGCTATCACCAG GGATGGTCGAGAGAGTGCCATTGTCACCAAGCTATTTCTGGTGGAGTATGTGCCCTCAAACGAGCCACCTTCCATTGAGGACAAGGAAGATCACTTTCTGAAGGAGTATGAACGAGACCTCCCTAGACAG GAGATGGGGACAGCGAACGGCTCTGGAGATGCCTCACTGAAGCTTCAAG TGCCAAAGACCTACCGGCCCCCTAAAGGTCCACGGTTCCTCAGCAGCCGTCTAGGGCTTGTGTCCCCTGCTCCGGAGCCCATGTCTTCACATCGTTCTCAGACACTG AATGCAAGCTTGGAAGACAGTCCCTTCAAAAACCTAACCAGCACTCAAATGTCAAGGATCCAAAGGGAGACAGACTTTCTGAG GTGTGCGAAGTGCTTGAGCCATCGCCCCTCAGACCCCTTTGCCCGCTTTTGTCTGCAGTGTGGCACCGCTGTGCTGCCTGTGCCAGGCCAGAGGCTGCCACCCACAGAGGGTGGACAG ATGGGCTTGTGTGTCCACTGTAAAACAATGGTGCCTGTCAACACCCCCACATGTGTGGTATGTGAGGCCCCCATGAGCCCCCAGCTCCAGCCTCAGGCCAGCTTAAGACTCCAG AACAAGGTGATCTGTCCGTCATGTGGAACTGGAAACCCTCCGCATATCTCAAATTGTGTCACCTGTGAAACTAAACTACTGCAGCCACCCACT GCTGATTTGGGTGGTCAGAGTGCCCCGCCACTTCCATCTGGAGCAGGCAAGATGATGTCCTGTTCTAAGTGCAGCCGGGTCAACCACTCGGATGCGCGCTTCTGTGACTGGTGCGGTTCCAAG CCTGGCCATTCAGTCAGCTGTTTGATCTGCTCCCGGTGCGGAGCGAGCAGCCACCCCTATGCCAACTTCTGTGGCTCCTGTGGGGTGTTTCTGGAGGGGCCACCTAGGGGGGAGTCACGTGCCAGCCTTGCCTATTCCATGGGGGGGAAACTGGAGTTGGAGCGA ATGTCCACTCACACCTCTGACGGTGCCACTGCCAACTGGCAGGCTGTGCCCTCCTCCGTTTCCCCCGGTGTGGCGTTGGCCCCGGCACCAGCACGGGCGGACCAGCAGACTCAGACGGTGGGCTTGTTCTACCCGTCGGGCACTGAAGTCCACAGGAAGGGCCAGCAGGTGGCGCTGGAGCTGAGGAGACAGGAGCAGATGAGGGACCGCAGACCACTGCTCACAGCTATAAGCCCAGGCAGAG GGTACTGGAGGAAGCAGCTGGACCATGTGTGTGCTCACCTGCGCAGCTACACTCAGAACAACACTGAGTTTCGGGCTCTCATAGGGGAGCCTCGCATGGGCCGG ATGGTTTCAGCTGTGATCCAGGAGGACAACTATGAAGTCAGTTTGAGGATCAACTTTGTCTCCGCTGGACTTGAAAAAACTAAG GTAGACGGGACTGAGAAGCCCCTTATCCTATCAGAGAACCAGAACCTCAGCAGTGTGACGGAAGGCATGAGCGGCCTATCAGCCAGACAGACCAGCCTGGGTGAGAAAG GGAGTGAGAACGCTACCTCAAAGTCTGCAGCTTCCAGGAGAACAGTGAAAAACCTCAGTCAGAGCTGGACCTCTGACGTTGCACAGAAACCGCCT CCATCCAAAGACAGTCTGCTTCTGAGGGAAGTTGGTCCAGACGGGAGGGGGGAGATCTCTGTGGTCCAGCAACTGCTTGATGAG GGTGCAGATCCCTCATGCCAGGGGTGCGACGGACACCCTGCCCTGGTTGTTGCTGTGCTGCACGAGCACCACGAGGTTCTCCCTGTGCTGGTACAAAGGGGAGCTGACGTCAACCGGCAGTCTGGACC GGTGAACAACACCGCTCTGCATGAGGCTGCTGCTCTTGGGAGTAAGGGCTTACAGTGTGCAGAGACACTATTAGG ATGCAACGCCAGCATTCGGAAGAAGAACGACAGAGGTCTGACGGCCTATGACTTGGCGGTCACTTCAGATTGCAGCCCTTTGGTGTCTCTACTAGCTGCTAAGATGGGTCAGGGCATGCTAGACAGACTGGTCAAACCTAGGACTCACCCAAGCCTAGATGCATTCTGA